Proteins from one Rhizobium sp. BT04 genomic window:
- a CDS encoding methionine ABC transporter ATP-binding protein, giving the protein MNSLVSATAIETQPQAAAEEVVKLTDVKRRFGATPALDGISLTVKRGEILGIIGRSGAGKSTLIRCLNGLERADSGEILIEGRDITRLQEQDLQPLRRRIGMIFQHFNLLSAKTVEENVALPLKIEGVAKNERLKRAHELLDLVGLADKAKAYPSSLSGGQKQRVGIARALAARPALLLSDEATSALDPETTRSILALLRDINRKLGLTILLITHEMEVVRGIADRVAVIDAGRIAEEGQVWSVFANPQADITGSLLGSIRPQLPDHIARRLSVTTGSEAILSVDLAGPEAQGALFAELSAALPHSFRLVHGGIDHIQNQPVARFFIAVPTRDPALAGKVEQFLTARSARVEVLGYDTDHA; this is encoded by the coding sequence ATGAATTCCCTTGTTTCCGCCACAGCGATCGAGACGCAGCCGCAAGCGGCGGCCGAAGAGGTGGTGAAGCTGACCGACGTAAAGCGGCGGTTCGGAGCCACGCCGGCACTCGACGGTATTTCGCTGACGGTGAAGAGGGGTGAGATCCTCGGCATCATTGGCCGCAGCGGCGCCGGCAAATCGACGCTTATCCGCTGCCTGAACGGCCTGGAGCGCGCCGACAGCGGCGAGATCCTGATCGAAGGCCGCGATATCACCAGACTTCAGGAACAGGATTTGCAGCCGTTGCGTCGCCGCATCGGCATGATCTTCCAGCATTTCAACCTGCTTTCCGCCAAGACCGTCGAGGAGAATGTCGCGCTGCCGCTGAAGATCGAGGGCGTTGCCAAGAACGAGCGCTTGAAACGAGCGCATGAGCTGCTCGATCTCGTCGGCCTTGCCGACAAGGCGAAAGCCTATCCCTCATCGCTATCCGGCGGCCAGAAACAGCGCGTTGGTATCGCCCGGGCGCTGGCGGCACGCCCGGCACTGCTGTTGTCCGACGAGGCGACATCGGCGCTCGATCCGGAAACGACCCGGTCGATCCTGGCGCTGCTTAGGGATATCAACCGCAAGCTCGGCCTGACCATTCTGCTGATCACCCACGAGATGGAAGTGGTGCGCGGCATTGCCGATCGCGTCGCCGTCATCGATGCCGGGCGGATCGCCGAGGAAGGACAGGTCTGGTCGGTCTTCGCCAACCCGCAGGCTGACATCACCGGGAGCCTGCTCGGCAGCATCCGCCCGCAGCTTCCCGATCACATCGCCCGACGGCTGTCGGTAACGACAGGAAGCGAGGCGATCCTCAGTGTCGATCTCGCCGGACCTGAAGCGCAAGGCGCGCTGTTTGCCGAGCTCTCGGCGGCGCTGCCGCATTCCTTCCGCCTCGTGCACGGCGGCATCGACCACATCCAGAACCAGCCGGTGGCAAGGTTCTTCATCGCCGTTCCCACGCGCGATCCCGCGCTTGCCGGAAAGGTCGAACAATTCCTGACGGCCCGGTCCGCCCGGGTGGAGGTGCTTGGTTATGACACCGATCATGCTTGA
- a CDS encoding MetQ/NlpA family lipoprotein: MTKNKNLHGFHLSRRAALAAVAVSAATLFAFAAPAPSFAEDKSIKVGIMAGEEEDIWRVVASEAAKKGLKIETVIFNDYTQPNEALERGEVDANAFQHQPYLDNQIKQHGYHITRVGYTGVWPIGLYTKKYKSVAEIPEGAVIGVPNDPSNEGRALRVLQNEGLIKLKGGTGILATVADVTDNPKKIEIKELDAGIVGRSIDDLDAGVVNTDWALKSGLSPAERIAQEPIADNPYRNFIAVKDDNKDADWVKTLVSSYQNDTVKAEFDKVYKGTGLSAY; encoded by the coding sequence ATGACCAAGAACAAAAATCTTCACGGCTTCCACCTTTCGCGCCGCGCGGCTCTTGCCGCCGTCGCCGTTTCCGCTGCTACACTCTTTGCCTTCGCAGCACCCGCTCCTTCCTTTGCCGAGGACAAGTCGATCAAGGTCGGCATCATGGCCGGCGAGGAAGAGGACATCTGGCGCGTGGTCGCCAGCGAGGCGGCCAAGAAGGGTCTCAAGATCGAGACCGTTATTTTCAACGATTATACGCAGCCGAATGAAGCGCTGGAGCGCGGTGAGGTTGACGCCAATGCCTTCCAGCATCAGCCCTATCTCGACAACCAGATCAAACAGCATGGCTACCATATCACCCGCGTCGGCTATACCGGCGTCTGGCCGATCGGCCTCTATACCAAGAAATACAAGTCCGTCGCCGAGATCCCCGAAGGCGCTGTCATCGGCGTGCCGAACGATCCCTCGAATGAAGGCCGGGCGCTGCGTGTTCTCCAGAACGAAGGCCTGATCAAATTGAAGGGCGGCACCGGCATTCTCGCGACCGTCGCCGACGTCACCGACAATCCGAAGAAGATCGAAATCAAGGAGCTCGATGCCGGTATCGTCGGCCGGTCGATCGACGATCTGGATGCCGGTGTCGTCAATACCGACTGGGCGCTGAAGAGCGGTCTTTCGCCGGCCGAGCGCATCGCGCAGGAGCCGATCGCCGACAATCCGTACCGCAACTTCATCGCCGTCAAGGACGACAACAAGGATGCCGACTGGGTCAAGACGCTTGTGTCTTCCTATCAGAACGACACCGTCAAGGCCGAATTCGACAAGGTCTACAAGGGGACGGGTCTCAGCGCCTATTGA
- the msuE gene encoding FMN reductase translates to MSAHKLVGLAGSFNRPSKTFALVENVAGLAGERYGFDNTIYDLTDVGPSLGQALRRDDLDSRAKDVIDDIVNADVLVIGAPTYKGSYPGLFKHLIDLIDPHELRAKPIIITATGGGDRHALMVEHQLRPLFGFFMSHTLPTAVYASDRDFTDYRVSSEQLSKRIGEVIGELSAFFPSRNQALIAAE, encoded by the coding sequence ATGTCTGCTCACAAACTGGTCGGCCTTGCGGGTAGCTTCAACCGCCCCTCGAAGACCTTCGCGCTCGTCGAAAACGTCGCCGGTCTCGCCGGCGAGAGATACGGCTTCGACAACACCATCTACGACCTGACCGATGTCGGCCCCTCGCTTGGCCAGGCGCTGCGACGTGACGACCTCGACAGCCGCGCCAAGGACGTCATCGACGACATCGTCAATGCCGATGTGCTGGTCATCGGCGCACCGACCTATAAGGGCAGCTATCCCGGCCTCTTCAAGCATCTGATCGACCTGATCGACCCGCATGAGCTGCGCGCCAAGCCGATCATCATCACCGCAACCGGCGGCGGCGACCGGCACGCGCTGATGGTCGAGCATCAACTGCGCCCGCTCTTCGGCTTCTTCATGTCGCACACGCTGCCGACGGCCGTCTACGCTTCCGATCGCGACTTCACCGATTACCGTGTCTCATCCGAACAGCTTTCCAAGCGGATCGGGGAAGTCATCGGCGAGCTCTCAGCCTTCTTTCCCAGCCGGAATCAAGCGCTTATCGCTGCCGAATGA
- a CDS encoding MFS transporter yields MATVAERAPRFEKTTMSILMAVSFCHMLNDIMQSLLASLYPLFKANYDLDFVQIGLLTMTFQVTASLLQPLVGVVTDRWPMPYSLPVGMASTFCGLILLGNAGSFELLLVAASLIGFGSAVFHPESSRVARLASGGRHGFAQSFFQVGGNAGQAIGPLLAAFIVLPLGQHSVSWFAAIAMVGMVVLSWVGNWYISHRRENASKPVVSRTLPLPQNRVVWALAILVLLTATKNVYMASVSSYFTFYVIDKFELGVQQAQLMLFLFLGSVAVGTFLGGPIGDRFGARFVIWFSILGVIPFALLLPYANLFWTGVLSVVIGLIFASAFSAIVVFAQELVPGRVGLIAGVFFGFAFGAGGLGAALLGDFADTHGIDFVYRICSYLPLLGLLTVFLPRIPKHKSV; encoded by the coding sequence ATGGCAACCGTTGCCGAGCGCGCGCCCCGTTTCGAAAAAACAACGATGTCCATCCTGATGGCGGTGAGCTTCTGCCACATGCTGAATGACATCATGCAGTCGCTGCTCGCCTCGCTCTATCCGCTCTTCAAGGCGAATTACGATCTCGATTTCGTGCAAATCGGCCTTCTGACCATGACGTTCCAGGTCACCGCTTCGCTGTTGCAGCCGCTGGTCGGCGTCGTCACCGACCGCTGGCCGATGCCCTATTCACTGCCGGTCGGCATGGCGAGCACCTTCTGCGGCCTGATCCTGCTCGGCAATGCCGGCAGTTTCGAGCTGCTGCTCGTTGCCGCCAGCCTGATCGGCTTCGGTTCGGCCGTCTTCCATCCGGAATCCTCGCGCGTCGCCCGCCTTGCCTCCGGTGGCCGCCACGGTTTCGCGCAATCGTTTTTCCAGGTGGGCGGCAATGCCGGCCAGGCGATCGGTCCGTTGCTCGCCGCCTTCATCGTGCTGCCGCTCGGCCAGCACAGTGTCTCCTGGTTCGCCGCCATCGCCATGGTCGGCATGGTCGTCTTGAGCTGGGTGGGCAATTGGTACATCAGCCACAGGCGTGAAAATGCCAGCAAGCCGGTCGTGAGCCGGACCCTGCCGCTGCCGCAGAACAGGGTTGTCTGGGCGCTCGCCATCCTCGTGCTGCTGACAGCGACGAAGAACGTCTACATGGCGAGCGTTTCGAGTTATTTCACCTTCTATGTCATCGACAAGTTCGAGCTCGGCGTGCAGCAGGCACAGCTGATGCTCTTCCTCTTCCTCGGCTCGGTCGCCGTCGGCACTTTCCTCGGCGGGCCGATCGGCGATCGCTTCGGTGCCCGTTTCGTCATCTGGTTCTCGATCCTCGGCGTCATTCCTTTCGCCTTGCTGCTGCCCTATGCCAACCTCTTCTGGACGGGCGTGCTCAGCGTCGTCATCGGCCTGATCTTCGCTTCCGCCTTCTCGGCGATCGTCGTCTTCGCGCAGGAACTGGTGCCCGGGCGCGTCGGGCTGATTGCCGGCGTCTTTTTCGGCTTTGCGTTCGGGGCAGGGGGGCTGGGCGCAGCGCTGCTCGGCGATTTCGCCGACACCCACGGCATCGATTTCGTTTATCGCATCTGCTCCTACCTGCCGCTGCTCGGTCTCCTGACGGTCTTCCTGCCGCGCATCCCCAAGCATAAATCGGTCTAG
- a CDS encoding helix-turn-helix domain-containing protein — protein MNVKTPNAIDGYVGARIRMRRQLLGMSQERLAEQIGVTFQQVQKYEKGINRIGASRLQRIADVLHTSPSFFFEQENSEPLTLQGLDLPANTDPVAEFLRTKEGLVLNRAFLKIADRNVRETIIALVNAMAQAESRGVTWGAPVADITVPLGE, from the coding sequence ATGAATGTCAAGACACCGAATGCAATAGACGGCTATGTCGGAGCGCGCATAAGAATGCGTCGGCAGCTGCTCGGAATGAGCCAGGAACGGCTTGCCGAGCAAATCGGCGTGACCTTTCAGCAGGTTCAGAAATACGAGAAGGGCATCAACCGCATCGGCGCGAGCCGTCTGCAGCGAATCGCCGATGTGCTTCACACGTCGCCAAGCTTTTTCTTTGAGCAGGAAAATTCCGAGCCGTTGACGTTGCAAGGGCTGGATCTGCCCGCAAATACCGATCCGGTCGCCGAATTCCTGCGAACGAAAGAGGGATTGGTGCTCAATCGCGCCTTTCTGAAGATCGCCGACCGGAATGTCCGTGAAACGATCATCGCACTGGTGAATGCGATGGCGCAGGCGGAAAGCCGCGGTGTAACATGGGGCGCCCCCGTTGCGGATATCACTGTTCCGCTCGGAGAATAG